The Pseudomonas fluorescens genome segment AACAACCCGTTGCTCGGCCCGGCGCTGAAATCCACCGGCCTCTATGCCAACGGCGTGACTCCTGCCTACGGCAACACCCTCAAGGTGGCGTCGATCGGCAAGGACTACAACGCGCGCAACGACGGCCAGTTCGGCTTTGCGTTTCGCTACATCGCCGAAGAACTCAACAGCACCGAATTCGGCCTGTACATGGTCAACTACCACGCCAAGGAACCGACCATCGCCGCCGATCTTGGTGGCTACAAGGGCATCGACATGAATGCCCTGACCAACATGCTCTCCAGCGTGGCCGGCAGTCAGGCCGGGGCCCTCGCCAACGGTCTGGCGACTGCCGATGTGATGGGCAACATCCAGGCCCATCGGCGTTATGCCGAAGACATCCGCATGTACGGTTTCAGTTTCAACACCACGCTGGGCAATGCTTCGGTGTTCGGTGAACTGGCCTATCGGCCGAACCTGCCCATCGGCATCGCGGCCACCAACGATCTGATCGGCGACCTGGCCAATGGCGCTGCGGCAGCGGTGTCCGGCAAGGCCATCAACGTCGGCGGGCAAATGGTCACCCTCGACAGCCAGATCAACAACGCCGAGCGGGTGGAAGCGTTCAACACCTCGTTGGGCAGCATCTACAACTTCGGCCCGACGCTGTCGTTCGACTCGATGTTCGGCATCTTCGAACTGGCCTCCGAGCACCTGCGCGGCAGCAGCCTGCAATACACCGCCTACGACGGCAGCACCCGTTACTACGCCGGCACCGGCAACACTTCGTACGTGTCCGGCGGCGATCGTGACGATCAGGTCAACCGCAATTCCTACAGCTACACGGTGATGTTCAACGGCACCTGGAACGACGTGTACGCCGGGATCAACGTCTCGCCTTACGTCGTCTACAAGGACGACTTCAAAGGCAACAGCTACCAGGCCGGCAACGCCATCGACGGGCGCAAGGCCTACACCCTGGGGGTCAAGGCCAACTACCAGAACAAGCTCGAAGCCGAACTGCAATACACCGAGTTCTGGGGCGGCGGACAGAACAACGGCATTCGCGACCGCGACAACGTCGGGTTCAACCTCAAGTATTTCCTTTGATATCCAGAACACCGGCGTCCCCCTGTGGGAGCGAGCCTGCTCGCGATGAGGACGGCACATCCAGAAGTTGTGTTGCCTGACTCACCGCCATCGCCAGCAGGCTGGCTCCCACAGGCGATTTGCTGGCTACGCAGACCTGGTTTTATTTCGGAGAACGAACATGTTTCCTGCATCACGACTGACCAAGACCACACTGGCGCTGCTTTTGAGCCTCACCGCCACAAGTACGCTGGCCGCCATCTCGCCCCAGCAAGCCGAACAACTGAAAACCTCGCTCACCCCCATGGGCGCCGAGCGCGCCGGCAACGCTGCCGGCACCATCCCGGCCTGGACCGGCGGCATCACCCAGGCGCCGGCCGGCTACAAACCCGGTCAGCATCACCCCGACCCGTACGCGGCGGACAAACCGCTGTTCACCATCACCAAGGCCAACCTCGACCAATACAAGGCGCATCTGAGCCCCGGCCAGATCGCCCTGTTCAACAGCTACCCCGACACTTTCCAGATGCCGGTCTATCCCTCGCGCCGATCCGGCTCCGCGCCGCAGTGGCTGTATGACAACACCCTGAAGAATGCGACCTCGGCCAAGTTACTGGAGGGCGGCAGCGGATTCGCCGATGCCTATGGCGGCGTGCCGTTTCCGGTGCCCAAGGACGGGGTCGAAGTGCTGTGGAATCACATCACTCGCTATCGCGGCATATACGTGGTCCGTCGCGCTTCCGAAACACCGGTGCAACGCAACGGCAGCTTCGCGCTGGTGACCTCGCAACAGGAAGGTTTCTTCAACTACTACCGCCCGGGCGGCCAGTTCGCCGACCTGAAAAACATCCTGTTCTACTACCTCGCCTTCGTGAAAAGCCCGGCGCGCCTCGCCGGTGGTGCCGCGCTGGTGCACGAGACCCTGGACCAGCTCAAGGACGCCCGCCAGGCCTGGATCTACGACGCCGGCCAACGCCGCGTCCGCCGCGCACCAAACCTTGCGTATGACACGCCGATCGCCTCCTCCGATGGCCTGCGCACCGCCGACGACACCGACCTGTTCAACGGCTCGCCGGATCGCTTCGACTGGAAGCTCAAGGGCAAGCAGGAAATCTACATCCCCTACAACAACTACAAAGTCGGCAGCCCCGACGTGAAATACGCCCAACTGCTCACCCCCGGCCACCTCAACCCGCAATACACCCGCTACGAGCTTCACCGTGTCTGGGTGGTCGAAGGCACACTCAAGCCGGGGGCGCGGCACATCTACTCCAAACGCGTGCTGTTCCTCGACGAAGACAGCTGGGGCGCCGCACTCGTGGATCAATACGACGGGCGAGGAGAGCTGTGGCGCGTGTCGATGGCCTACCTGAAAAACTTCTACGACCTGCCCACCACCTGGAGCGCTCTCGACGTCTTCCACGACTTGCAGGCCCGTCGGTACTACGTGCAGAACCTGGATAACGAAGAGGCCTCCACCGTCGACTTCTCGCAACCGGTGCCGGAGGATTCGTATTTCATGCCGTCGGCGTTGCGGCAGCGGGGGACGCGTTAAGTGGCCTGACGCAATCGCGGGCAAGCCCGCTCCCACAGGTAAAGAGTCGAACACAGTATCTGTGCACGCCTCAGAACCTTGTGGGAGCGGGCTTGCCCGCGATTGAAATTCGCTTCAGCGCTGACTGTAGGTCAGACGCGGAAGTGGCTAACCATTTGCTGCAACTGTCCACCCAACCGCGCCAGTTCAACACTCGACTTGGCCGTCTCATCACTCGCCGCAGCAGTCTGCTCCGACACGTCGCGGACGTTGATGATGCTGCGGCTGATTTCTTCGGCCACGGCACTTTGCTGTTCGGCGGCAGCGGCGATCTGCTGGTTCATCGACTGGATGTTCGACACCGTGCGGGTGATGTTTTCCAGGGATTCGCCGGCCTTTCGGGTCAGGGCGACGCTGCTGTCGGTCAGGGCGCGGCTGTTATTCATCACGGCCGAAACCTGTTGTGTGCCGTTCTGCAGACCGGCCACCAGGCCTTCGATTTCCTCGGTGGATTTCTGGGTGCGCTGGGCCAGGCCACGGACTTCGTCGGCGACCACGGCAAAACCGCGACCGGCTTCACCGGCACGGGCGGCTTCGATGGCGGCGTTGAGGGCCAGCAGGTTGGTCTGTTCGGCCACAGCCTTGATCACGTCCATGACGCTGCCGATCTTGTCGCTTTCCTGTTGCAGCACGCTCATGGCTTCGGTGGAACGCACCACTTCGCTGGCCAGACGCTCGATCTGGGCGATGGCTTCGTTCACCACTTTGTCGCCTTCACGGGCTTCGCCGTCAGCGGCGGCTGCGGCTTGCGAGGCTTCCTCGGCGTTGCGCGCAACTTCCTGCACGGTGGCGGTCATCTCGTGCATCGCGGTCGCAACCTGATCGGTCTCGACCTTCTGGCTGTTCAC includes the following:
- a CDS encoding DUF1302 domain-containing protein is translated as MINTRLRLSGVALPGVGLAGLLQLCAVDAVQAAEFSVLDNQVTGSLDTTLSYGRLWRVQGRDKNNDDVNTNDGNRNFDTGLVSEVYKITSELEANYQNYGMFLRGTAFYDTQLMDKRNDYYRNNSPSQPSQSYPQDDRFTGQTRDIAGSRIEMLDAYVHGSWDVAQMPVTARVGRQVFNWGEGIFYRGGVNTTNPVDAAKYRLPGAEVKEVLMPVEAVSFNIGLSDNLTMESFYQTNWKETRIDPVGTFYSQTDLFADGGNTAYNNFSGTALDTPVPGFGNVIGLYGALGNNPLLGPALKSTGLYANGVTPAYGNTLKVASIGKDYNARNDGQFGFAFRYIAEELNSTEFGLYMVNYHAKEPTIAADLGGYKGIDMNALTNMLSSVAGSQAGALANGLATADVMGNIQAHRRYAEDIRMYGFSFNTTLGNASVFGELAYRPNLPIGIAATNDLIGDLANGAAAAVSGKAINVGGQMVTLDSQINNAERVEAFNTSLGSIYNFGPTLSFDSMFGIFELASEHLRGSSLQYTAYDGSTRYYAGTGNTSYVSGGDRDDQVNRNSYSYTVMFNGTWNDVYAGINVSPYVVYKDDFKGNSYQAGNAIDGRKAYTLGVKANYQNKLEAELQYTEFWGGGQNNGIRDRDNVGFNLKYFL
- a CDS encoding DUF1329 domain-containing protein, which codes for MFPASRLTKTTLALLLSLTATSTLAAISPQQAEQLKTSLTPMGAERAGNAAGTIPAWTGGITQAPAGYKPGQHHPDPYAADKPLFTITKANLDQYKAHLSPGQIALFNSYPDTFQMPVYPSRRSGSAPQWLYDNTLKNATSAKLLEGGSGFADAYGGVPFPVPKDGVEVLWNHITRYRGIYVVRRASETPVQRNGSFALVTSQQEGFFNYYRPGGQFADLKNILFYYLAFVKSPARLAGGAALVHETLDQLKDARQAWIYDAGQRRVRRAPNLAYDTPIASSDGLRTADDTDLFNGSPDRFDWKLKGKQEIYIPYNNYKVGSPDVKYAQLLTPGHLNPQYTRYELHRVWVVEGTLKPGARHIYSKRVLFLDEDSWGAALVDQYDGRGELWRVSMAYLKNFYDLPTTWSALDVFHDLQARRYYVQNLDNEEASTVDFSQPVPEDSYFMPSALRQRGTR
- a CDS encoding methyl-accepting chemotaxis protein, translating into MGVTLRDLISGIRDGVTQIASAAEELSAVTEQTSAGVNSQKVETDQVATAMHEMTATVQEVARNAEEASQAAAAADGEAREGDKVVNEAIAQIERLASEVVRSTEAMSVLQQESDKIGSVMDVIKAVAEQTNLLALNAAIEAARAGEAGRGFAVVADEVRGLAQRTQKSTEEIEGLVAGLQNGTQQVSAVMNNSRALTDSSVALTRKAGESLENITRTVSNIQSMNQQIAAAAEQQSAVAEEISRSIINVRDVSEQTAAASDETAKSSVELARLGGQLQQMVSHFRV